Within Aspergillus oryzae RIB40 DNA, chromosome 2, the genomic segment gaatgaaagcatGATCGCAGTATTAATCGGATGTTTATGGAAGAGACCGGTTTTTCTGGTACTGTCAAAACATGGATCATCCAGATAATCTCTAATATGAGTGATTTTTAAGGCTTCCACGAGAGTTTCTAATTTATGCTCATGTAACTGTAGCCATCGAAAACACTAATTTGAAAACATGGACTACTTAATTTGCTACCcaggtactgtacatacttgcATCTAGGTGGAACAATGCATATCAGagcccaaaaagaaatgcctcaacgaagaaggccgataaaaaaaagaaaaagaaaaagaaaaaagacgaaTCTATGGTGGCAGCTGCAGACatgcatccatcatctcccTTCCCCTCAAGAGTTTCGGTTCTCATTGGTAGATACTCCAGGAATAATCGGACCCAAAGGAGGTATCACTGAATGTTACCTGTTTTATTGGCCACTGGTAGGTCCTCCTATACAAGATATTTACTGAGTACAGCAGATCACTAGGTAGTATGAAGGCTATGCCTATCTTTAACTAGTATGGATACCTCGATGGTACCTTCATTTACTCTGCAAATAGGCAAAAAGGACAAACAAACTCTTCTTATTAGAAAAGGGGATCCAATccgaaaaagtaaaaatacAACGTCAGCacaaaatcaaaagagaaaagccCTTGAATCGACCTGAAAAAAGGAACTTCAAGCGGGACCAACTAAACCTCACGAGGAAGCAAAGCTGAGTCTGTAATTGCAACGGTTGACGCTCGTTGGCTCACAGCCCGTGAACGGTTACCATACGGTTTCCGTACCATTTTAAGGAGCAGTCTGATAGCGTCAGAGAGCGTCACACGATGGGGCGGTGGGCCGTGGCAGGAAGGAAGTGGTTAGACTGGGTTTACGGCCACTTTGCGGCAAAGGTCACTGGTAGTCATACATCATCTCTGCTCCTGCTGCGTCTTTGGAACCTTTGGCACtgctttttctccattcttctccattcaTCGTCATTTTCTATCGTACATACTCTCATCCTTGACCTTTCGTTCCCACAAGGATTTCTTACTGGGAAATCCTTAACTCCGTTTGGCCACTCAATTGCCTCTACTTCATTGTCCGTTTATAATCAGGCAGCTCTACAATCCCATCGTgcttgcttcttcttgtcgcAACATTGGTGAGTAAACTCGCTCATCCCCCTTTGTCTGCTTTTCCccctttatttttctttcattgcAGCAAACTATTGCATTATCCTTGCCTCAATCTACAGAAGAATGCAAGACCATTTTCAAAACTTTTGGGGGGATCGGCCAAGAATGCTATCAGCTTTGCATACACCGATCTTATCTACCACTATCTCTGATTACGACTGGTGCTCCGAAGATGGTTTCTCCTTCCAATAGGATTTCTCCCACTTCAAATCCTACCAAATTGGAGAGACAGGGAGCTCGTAACAAAATCgtttccctcccccttcaAATGACCTTGACCCTGTGTACAGCACAAGCTATCCTACTAGCTGTAGCTTCACTTGCGCCGCATTGcccctctcttccccccccGAATCTGCCCATGTGACCGAGgagccttctcaacctgGCATGAAGGAAACTAACATTATCAGCAGTGTATCTTCTAGTCCACACCTGCTCGGATTGCTAGGTTCCATCCGTCATGACAACACAATCCCCACCCGTCATCCCGCCTCGACCGTCAAGGTCCCCTAACCAGCAGGGCCTTGCACCCGCAGACGTGCCCAAGATCCCACCACGTCCCACTCATCGCTTTGATCGCTCCGTGTCTCCTCTTCGAGATAGCTACGCCCCGTCTCCCTTGAATGAGCCACCCAATGGCTCGAGCTCGAGTCGCACAATTTCCCAGGATGTGCCGCAGCGACCTCCGAGTGTGACGATACCTTCaattggtgaagaaggcaatGAATACGAAGCTTTGAACATGGACGATATCTCCGATAGTCATCGCGAGAACCACCATTCGACTCCCGCAGAGATGCGCAACGTGGGTAGTGATCTGAAGCTCCATGCGCCAAGGCCTTCACTACCTTCTTCTAGCGCCAAAGCCAAGGTGCAAGCCGTCACACGTACGGATTCTCGTCaggctgcagcagcaggcCTTGGTGGGACATCATCCCCCGCTCCTGATGACCATGAACGACCAACTCGCTCGTTACAGTCTCGAACAAGTTACTCGCGTGCGGACTCTTCGACTTCCATTGATCGCCGACTATCTATGAACGGCGATGAGCATGGGATTAGGGTTCCAATGTACCCTAATGCGGGTGATGTACAAGCCCCTTCCCCAAGTCCATACCATCTAGAACAGAACCCGGGCCAGCGCTCTGGCCGCAGTCATAACCGAACTCGGAGTGGTCGTGACGCTTCTCTTCCGCCCGGAAGCTATGGTCTTCACGGTCATGGCGTACAAACTAATGACAAGTTCGAGAAAGCCTGGTATGAAAAACACCCGGAAGAATAcgtcaaggaagagcaggGTCAATATGGCCCTGGAGTTGGATCGCCACGGCCAGATTGGGCGTTGAGTAGTGATGATCTGAACAAGATTGTACGGGGCTCTGCTGTCACCGGGAGTGGACTTGGTGAGTTACTTAAATGGGATTGGAATTTACTATGCAACGTTAGCTGATCAATGAGTAAACTTAGGCACATCACCTGCTGTAATCGGAACtccagaagaggaggttggTTACATTGCCGCTGATGAGTACACTCACCGTCTATCATCACCGCCGCCTGAATCGCGCCGTGGCTCCCGCCTTGTTGCTGAGTCACCTTTGCGTAAGGAGAGTGTGCCTTCGGCCGAGACTGAGGGCCAGCAACAAGCTGCGGCCTCTGAAGATACCGCTCACAAGTCAGAAGAACCTGGGGTGATACACGTTGACGAACCATACCATCATCTACACCATCCTGATGGCTTCGCTCAGACTCCAGGTCCCGAAGAACTCTCTGGCAAGCATGGGGAGGGTGAAGTAGATGAAGATGAGCCTATTCTGGCAGCTGATGAAGTGCGCCCAGAATCCGCTTTCCAGCACCCCGCCGTGTCCCCAACATTCGACAGAAGGGAAAGTATGGAAGTCGATAGGAGTCATACCCCAAGCGTCAACCATAGTCGCTCGAACAGCAGAACTGCGGGCCACCGCAACAGTCTGCCAACTCTGGCAAGGTACAATTCGCGCGACGAGCGGGAAGAGACACACACCCCacttgaggatgttgaagaataTGAGCCTCTGTTCCcggaagatgatgatgcagagaaAAAAACTCTTTCGACCACCGACCGCTTCAAACAGCGACCAGATATGCTCAAGCACCGGTTCCCTAGTCAAGACATTTGGGAGGATTCGCCGAATAGCTTGCAGTTGCACGCTACAGTGTCTACACCGGATGTTCCTAAGAACGAAAACTTTGAGACTCCGGAGCAGGAGTCCTTCCGTAGAAGTCAGGCTAACCGCGTTGACCCACACAAGGTTGCGTCACAGATTCTACAATCAGAAGGGTATCTCGATGAGAAGTCTGTTTCACGCCCAGATATTGTCAAGCAGCGGTTTCCCAGCAGGGACATCTGGGAAGATGCCCCGGAAAGCCAAAAACTGGTTACTACAGTAGAGccggcagaagagaaagaggttAAAAGCCCAGATGTGCCAGCGAAGCCTAGCATTCCAGCTCGACCCCAGAAGCGTCCTCAACAGGCCCCTCCAGTAGATGCTTCTACAAAGCCAGTCACCTCGCCCACTGAAAAACGACAACCACCTTCAATTCCTGACCGTCCCAAGCCCCAAGTCCCGACCCGGCCGGCTAAGCCTGTGTTCCCTGGAAATGGTGGAGAGCCAAAAGATGCCGCGGCCAAGCCGAAGCCAGCAGTGCCGGCCCGTCCGGGAGGTAGCAAGATCGCTGCCTTGAAGGCAGGATTCTTGTCAGACCTAAATTCCCGTCTGCAGCTGGGCCCTCAAGCACCACCGAAGccacaagagaagaaaacagaggAGCCTCCGGCAGAAAAAGCCCCTCTAAGTGATGCTCGCAAGGGAAGGGCCCGTGGGCCCGCACGGAGGAGACCGGCCGCTGAAAATGTGGCTGCAAAGTTGCCGACAATCTCGGAAGTCAGGATCACTGAAACTTGGAATGTTTGGGAGGTTAATGAGGCTGGTAACTTGGTTGTTGGTAGTGAAAAACAGGTGGATAAGAACGAAGTCGGTGCTCTTGACACGACATCGTCAGAACATAACACCATGGCTCCGCCGATAGCGAAGAACACTGCCGGTGAGTCGACTGATCCTCAACCAACAGTATCCCCCAAAGAGGATCCTGTATCATCGAGCGACTCAACCCCATCTGAAACCCAGCCACCGACATTCACAGAAGCGGCTCACACGGTAACGAGCTCCCTCGATGGTGAGGGACCTGTCGTGGCACCCACGACTAAGCGAGATGAACCTGATGCATCCTCTGAGGCAATATCTGCGGAAACTGATGTTGATAAAACGCCGAGCACACCATCAGCCGAATCAGGAGTAGAGGATGTTGCTGAAGTTGCGGCTGCGACAGCCGACGGAAAGCGGCCCTCGGAGGGTAACTAAGGAAAGTTCTTGAAGCATAGTCGTCTTGCGTTGCCTTTGTTGTTTACctgtttattctttttacCAGCCAGTAAAGGACAAACTACCGCCTGTCACGGTGTAGCAGTCATAGAATTTACTGACCAAGAATCTCTAAGTCCTTCATTGGACGTAATCCCGCCCTAGGTAACGAGTACAGTTCGTATATCTCATTGGCAATCTACGCCGAGCTAATAATAGTAGTGATACATCCAGCTACGATATTACATATTGAGTATTCAATGCACAAGGTTCCCGATCAATTATCCCATTTGTGTTCTTCCTGGCCAGGAAACAAAAGCTATATATAAGGGTACTCTCATGTGACATCAATACCAAGTGCTGAGCAGAATATGAAGAAGACAGGGAGAAAAACAGAGGAAAAAGGGGCCACTGTAAGGGTAGGTAACATACCTAACGCAAACCAGGCAAACACGGTTTTGCAATTTTGATACTACTAGGAGTTGCAACTTGGATCAAAGGAAACATCACGATTGTATGAACGTGTCCAATCACATCAGAATAGCAGAACAATTAGGGTGAGCAGTGGGTAGGACGGGATTGGtctctttccattctgccTCCCGTTCTTATATtaaatttcttctttgattggGTATCATGGTATTGTTAGGGGCTTGGCATCATCTAATAGGAAGCAATTTTTCACTCCCAAGCGCTATGTGGGGAGAGGATAAAAGGCCAATTCAACTGGCGGGTAGGTTCTTCAAGTCGCCCTTTCCGTCCTTGATCCATTCCGGGTCAATCAGGCGCTCTCTCTCCGCGTAAAGCTGTTTGTAGGCACCGCGGATAGTTCCGTCGCTGACATGGGCGACCTGACTGATTTCTTTGGCAGTTTTGCCGTGCCCCATCAGATACGAGGCCATATAGATACAAGCTGCAACGATCGACAGAGGAGATCGGCCAGCCAGGTCTCCCATGGTTGTGACACGATCAGAAAGTGCAGAAGATACACTGGTAACTTGGAAGGGCAAATCCAGTAGATTGCAGAAACGGTTGCACAGGTCGCTGGGTTTGGTGGAAGTTGTTGCGGTGTATGTGTCGTTGGGATCGGGGACTCCACCGTTTGACACCACGGCGTTGTTCCTTTCGAGGTTTTGTGCCGTGAAAAACTTCTCCAGCGCCTTGTAGATTCGgccaatttcctttctcgataCTTTCGTGACAGCGAAGATTTCGGTGAAGGTACGGGGTACCTTGCACTGACGGCAAGCGATGAAAATACAACCCGCAATGATCACATCTTGGGACTTCCCTTTGAAGGCCTTCGCATCATCGACTATCTTGAAAAGATATTTGGCGGTATCGGCGACATTCTTCTGGATGCTGAACCCATCGCACAAAGCACCGATCTCTTTGTAAGCAGCCAGAAGAGACTTGTTCGCCTTCTCGCTCGACTGCTTGTTCTGAGCACGATACAGGTCACGAACACGGCCAGAGCCTCCACTTGCGATTTGGGTCTCCAGTTGGTCCCCGTTAAGCAGGGGATTTGAAGCGTCTCCGACACGAGATGGATCATCGTTGTTCTGATCGTCGTTGGAGAAAGTACGCCATTCAGAATGCATGTCAATTTCCCGATCAGCGAGCACTAAACCACAAGACCCGCATACAGTTTCGTGCGACCCGGGAAACTCTAGATTGGGCGGGACTTCCTTGCATTCGGGACAGATAAGATGATGCGAAAGATTCTTTTTCCACTGACCTGGTTCAGGTCTGGCTTGGGGTGGAGCGGTGGCCATTTTGCGAGACTGTATAGCGAACTCGATACGTTCTCGTCGGCGTTTCGCTAACTTTTTGGCAGAGATGGGAAGATTATGTTTGCGAGCACAAAAGCGAACGAAGAATGGTGAATACAGGTTGGCGGCTGTATTCCGACAAAAGTACGATCAAGGCAACACTCGACTTCGAATGTACCAtaaaaaggagagaatgacAGGGGCGCAAATCGCTGACTAGTATGCAAGCCACGTTTCTGCGTCACTGCCTTCGTAACCACGTTAGCTTGAAGGCACCCAAATGAAATTTAGGACATATTGTTGAAAATCCACAGCCATCACTCCTAAATCTCAAAGGGACCAGATTCTCAGTTAAATGCTATACCTTTCCAGGAAGCCCTCCACTCCTGATTCTGCAACAGTCCCCAGAGTAAAGTAACCTCGCGGATTTATCAAACGAGTAGAAAGATCTCCTGCTTTGGCGTCCTAGAATTCTCAAAGCCTCGAAGCCAGGCTTGTCCGACCGCGATAAACCAGTCAAGGTCTCCGTGAGAGATGTCTCACGAAAGAGGGTCGTGGAACCTGACAGGTAGCCGCTGCAAGTGAGATCGTTCGATCGAGACGAGCAGAGCAACGTCGAGTACCGAGCTCCTAGGGGGGAGAGCCGTGTAGAACGAAAGACGGAGATGCGACTTTCGTGAGgggttggaaagaagagagaaagaaagataaagaggCAAAACGAGTATCTGACTAAAAGATGTCGGCAGTAACTAGATGCTGGGAAGAGCCGCACGGCTGAGTCAGCTGCCAAGCCGATGTCTCCCGAAGAAACGTCGAACTTCCAACATCGGATTCACGGACGAAAGCCATCACCTGTCTTCGCAAGCCACCCCAGGTTCCCCTCATTTACCACCTCCCCCGCCGCCATGATGTCCCAGTCTCTCAGAGCTTCTGTAAGTTCATACCgattctctttctattcGCTCACTTGTCTCCTAAGTGGAGGATGTTGACCCTTCCATAGCGCTCTCTCTTCGCCCGCGTCTCTCGGCAACAggtttcttcggcttctcgcCGCACTTTCCTGACTTCCGCTGTTCGTCAGGGTATGTGACCCCTATCTTTGACTAGCCATTTCGATCCGGTGAAACGACGGACGAGATACCATCGCCATCCCTCACAAGCCAAAATCTGACACTGTAATAGCCGACCCCGTTCAGGACCTCTACCTTCGTGAACTCCGTGCTTTCAAGCCCACTCCCGTCAAGCCCGGTGACGCCGAAGCTCACGTCCAGAAGTTCAGCGTTCCCGCTGCCCCCAAGTCCCCCGAGGAGGCCAACCTTGCCAATGAATTGAAGTCCTACGAGACCCAGGAagttgaggttgagggcCAGGCCGCCGCTGGTGAGGCTGCTCCCGCTGAGGAGAGCTGgttcgaggaggatgaggaggctcCCGCCGCCCACTAGGTTTATTGTTTCTATGACAAGGTCTGGGAAAATCGGGGCCTAAGGGCAATGGGATGAGAACAGAATATGCTTCCTGTTGTTGAGTCCTGAGTGAACTTTGTAAATTAAACCTACTTGGAGCATATgaatttttccttttcttaatCGACCGGCATTGTCCTATTTTCCGCATTTATCAATATCATCTTTGACGTTCTGTGTCTTTTGTAACCCTTTTTCTAACTTTGTTTTGGATGAGATGAACCGGTGTAAATGTTGGCCTTAGAATACTAGGCCGCCCGTGGGACCGGGGTATTGTTACTTGCAGGTATCCAACTGCAACTTCAAAAGTTTGACTGATAACGCACTGCGAATCGTCGTGTTGAACACGCAATGGCGACTACGAACAGGAATTGAATCAGGTAGATGCTGATACAGCCTGCAATGATGAACTAATTGCGCAACTCATGAAAAGTCCACCAGCCATAAAGGGCCATACCTGACAGTATAGCACATGACCGTGGATTATAGCTCAGTCAAACTCGAGCTTCTTGCCTATtaattctatatataaaatttaCCTTTACCATACAGGGGACACAAGCCGAGCACACCGGGGAAACAACGATCGATAACGTGTCCGACGTtcggaaagaaaaacaagatatcGCCATTGAGTTACAAACCTACTTCGTTGAGTGTGGAGCGTCCTGCGTTAGGGACACTTTCTGCCTAGATGTAGAAGGGAGATATGACAGCTCCATATCGCATCACGTCAGACCGCCAGAGTCTCCATTGCCCTTCCCCAGCCTTCTCTGTGCGTCTTTTTTAAGTGTCTGAATCGATCCGCTGGACAGGTGTATCCGTAACCACTGCCCAGAACACGATAACGGTGGCTCGTTAGTCTATCCTCCAAATGGATGGGCTAAGATTGCGTGCACACTGCATAGTCGATCAATGGAAAGTGGGACTAGTTGATATCGAGGCCACACTTCCCTGTCCTTCGACTATCTACGGGGTCCGAGTAAAAGATTTCCGGAGTAAAGGATGACGGCGCCGCCGAGAGATCGTCAGATTCCCATATGCTGTTGGTCGGACAATGACATAAAGAATGACACTCGTCTGGGAGACATCCGAAGGTTGCCCAACTGTGATTAGTTGTACAACATTCCAGGAGGAATCCTAAGCGATTTGCCACTAGGCTGTTCAGAATCCTTTTATCCTTCAATAGTTCTTCCTTCATTGACTTTAGTGGCTCTGTTTAAGATTTGGCAGCTATACATGAGTAGATTTATGGGAACAAAGTGTACCTAATCTGCTGTTTCTTTTAAGTAAGTATACATGTGCTCATTGTATACTACATGCATGTACAGTCATGTACCTACAAGAATGATAGCTCAGAAAGCCGAAATTTAAGCGACAGAAGAAGATACTCGGTAAGGCAAAGACGGTGTCCATTACCATaatacttttattaaattGAATAATGGGGTTGTCACTTCATTAATCTCCTCCCCCCTTTTTTCGTTTACCTTGTGTATAACAATGATGCTAAGTGGGATTCGCACCCTGCTAACTCAAGAAAAGGGGGCCTTGACATTTCAAGTGCATACATAATCGGAAAAGAGGCTGTCCTCGTCCGatttctttgcctttccatTGAAGAGTCGCTTTGTCGTAAAATTCCAAGAGAAGGCTGACGGACCAACTCAATTGTTACCTGCAGGTCTTCGCTGGACGTGCATGCAAGCGCAAATGGATGGGATATGTCGAATCCCAGTGGTAATGTATTCAGTAACATACCTCAGGTACAGTtcagtacagtacagtatCTACCAGTACTACCTACATACCTCTAGCTGCCCAGGCCATACGGGAGATTGAAAGAAACCTGCCAATTATTTTCAAATGATGTTACCGCTGAATTGTTTTCTTAGATACTAGCATGAGAGTCAGATCTCATTCATCCACTCATAATCGTGTGTTTTGTTCTGTTAGTGGtatctatatatatggaTAGTAAGCTGGACTATTCAATGATTTACCTCCAGCCTTGCAGATGGGGCTTAgaccatcatccatggcaCGACTAGTAAACACAATCGTGATGGAAAATTAAACCGAGAGTCAAAGAGCGAAGAACAAAGGTcagaaagtcaaaaaaaCAGGGCAAAAAAAGGttaaaaataaaggaaaaaaagggcaCTGCCAGTTTTAAACGAGATTCAGTCAATAAGATTTGATTTGGTTATTAGTGAAACCGTGGGTCGGGTCGCTCAGATTCCGAGTACTGAAAAAATACCCAACCTGGAAGGAGTATGAGAGGACGAGGTTTGTCCTGAACGATACCTGTCCGTACATTTCTGTACATACCTACGTGGATGCATACGTACTCGgacatgtatgtatgatggACAACAGTAACTcaaaatatcaaatataaaatcaaatcaacaagagagagagatggaCGAAGGAGCGAGATTctgtgaaagagaagtgTCCAGAGATATTACCTCATATTCGCACGAAACTCGGACCCTGGATTCGAACGGTACGGGAGGTGGAAACTA encodes:
- a CDS encoding Aim21 family protein (predicted protein), with amino-acid sequence MTTQSPPVIPPRPSRSPNQQGLAPADVPKIPPRPTHRFDRSVSPLRDSYAPSPLNEPPNGSSSSRTISQDVPQRPPSVTIPSIGEEGNEYEALNMDDISDSHRENHHSTPAEMRNVGSDLKLHAPRPSLPSSSAKAKVQAVTRTDSRQAAAAGLGGTSSPAPDDHERPTRSLQSRTSYSRADSSTSIDRRLSMNGDEHGIRVPMYPNAGDVQAPSPSPYHLEQNPGQRSGRSHNRTRSGRDASLPPGSYGLHGHGVQTNDKFEKAWYEKHPEEYVKEEQGQYGPGVGSPRPDWALSSDDLNKIVRGSAVTGSGLGTSPAVIGTPEEEVGYIAADEYTHRLSSPPPESRRGSRLVAESPLRKESVPSAETEGQQQAAASEDTAHKSEEPGVIHVDEPYHHLHHPDGFAQTPGPEELSGKHGEGEVDEDEPILAADEVRPESAFQHPAVSPTFDRRESMEVDRSHTPSVNHSRSNSRTAGHRNSLPTLARYNSRDEREETHTPLEDVEEYEPLFPEDDDAEKKTLSTTDRFKQRPDMLKHRFPSQDIWEDSPNSLQLHATVSTPDVPKNENFETPEQESFRRSQANRVDPHKVASQILQSEGYLDEKSVSRPDIVKQRFPSRDIWEDAPESQKLVTTVEPAEEKEVKSPDVPAKPSIPARPQKRPQQAPPVDASTKPVTSPTEKRQPPSIPDRPKPQVPTRPAKPVFPGNGGEPKDAAAKPKPAVPARPGGSKIAALKAGFLSDLNSRLQLGPQAPPKPQEKKTEEPPAEKAPLSDARKGRARGPARRRPAAENVAAKLPTISEVRITETWNVWEVNEAGNLVVGSEKQVDKNEVGALDTTSSEHNTMAPPIAKNTAGESTDPQPTVSPKEDPVSSSDSTPSETQPPTFTEAAHTVTSSLDGEGPVVAPTTKRDEPDASSEAISAETDVDKTPSTPSAESGVEDVAEVAAATADGKRPSEGN
- a CDS encoding transcription factor SUA7 (transcription initiation factor TFIIB), producing MATAPPQARPEPGQWKKNLSHHLICPECKEVPPNLEFPGSHETVCGSCGLVLADREIDMHSEWRTFSNDDQNNDDPSRVGDASNPLLNGDQLETQIASGGSGRVRDLYRAQNKQSSEKANKSLLAAYKEIGALCDGFSIQKNVADTAKYLFKIVDDAKAFKGKSQDVIIAGCIFIACRQCKVPRTFTEIFAVTKVSRKEIGRIYKALEKFFTAQNLERNNAVVSNGGVPDPNDTYTATTSTKPSDLCNRFCNLLDLPFQVTSVSSALSDRVTTMGDLAGRSPLSIVAACIYMASYLMGHGKTAKEISQVAHVSDGTIRGAYKQLYAERERLIDPEWIKDGKGDLKNLPAS
- a CDS encoding ATP synthase subunit H (predicted protein), giving the protein MSQSLRASRSLFARVSRQQVSSASRRTFLTSAVRQADPVQDLYLRELRAFKPTPVKPGDAEAHVQKFSVPAAPKSPEEANLANELKSYETQEVEVEGQAAAGEAAPAEESWFEEDEEAPAAH